One Anaerolineae bacterium genomic region harbors:
- a CDS encoding HNH endonuclease: MPKGDLWTHEELLLVLNLYHKIPFGQFDHRTPKVIELAKLIGRTSNAVAMQLNNFVALDPYHQNRGIKGLRPPGELARKLWAEAQNDWVNIVLESETILENLTQPDTVKIQQTSAEKPPTLLKQPEGPTETERLTKIRLGQRFFRESIMANYHQRCCICGIPIPELLIASHIIPWTDREDLRLNLCNGLCLCALHDRAFDRGFLTIDAGYTVVISPMVDRYMPQEGVDRGLMVYKARPISLPDRFLPDKSFLEVHQNEYFITGK, from the coding sequence ATGCCAAAAGGAGACTTATGGACACACGAAGAATTGTTGCTCGTGCTTAATCTCTACCACAAAATACCTTTTGGTCAGTTTGACCATCGCACTCCCAAGGTAATTGAGTTGGCAAAATTGATTGGTCGAACATCAAATGCGGTTGCAATGCAACTTAACAACTTTGTTGCTTTGGACCCCTATCATCAAAATCGAGGGATTAAAGGACTCCGGCCCCCTGGTGAATTAGCCAGGAAACTTTGGGCAGAGGCTCAGAATGATTGGGTTAATATTGTTCTGGAAAGTGAGACTATTTTAGAAAATTTGACCCAACCCGATACTGTTAAAATTCAGCAAACATCGGCTGAAAAGCCCCCTACTCTCTTGAAACAACCGGAAGGGCCAACTGAAACAGAACGTTTAACCAAAATACGATTAGGGCAACGATTCTTTCGTGAGTCCATTATGGCAAATTATCACCAGCGATGTTGTATATGTGGTATTCCTATACCTGAACTGCTGATTGCCAGCCATATAATTCCCTGGACAGACCGTGAAGATTTACGGTTAAATTTATGCAACGGTCTGTGTTTATGTGCTTTGCATGATAGGGCATTTGATAGAGGATTTCTGACAATCGATGCTGGTTACACTGTCGTTATCAGTCCAATGGTTGACCGCTACATGCCTCAAGAAGGGGTAGACAGAGGATTGATGGTTTATAAAGCACGCCCAATATCGTTACCTGATAGATTTTTACCAGATAAGAGTTTTCTGGAAGTTCATCAGAATGAATATTTCATTACAGGTAAGTAA
- a CDS encoding Arc family DNA-binding protein has translation MMLTLTIKNIPPDLYERLKASAQMHRRSINSEVITRLEEVLRSKRVAPDIFLSRAEAIQKDISLPFLTDETLQTMKEEGRR, from the coding sequence ATGATGCTAACCTTGACCATTAAAAATATTCCCCCTGACCTTTATGAACGCCTTAAAGCTTCAGCGCAAATGCATCGGCGGAGTATCAATAGCGAAGTCATCACCCGTCTTGAGGAAGTGTTGCGTAGCAAGCGAGTTGCCCCGGATATTTTTTTGAGTAGAGCGGAGGCTATCCAAAAGGATATATCTCTGCCTTTTTTGACCGATGAAACCTTGCAAACCATGAAAGAGGAAGGTCGGCGGTGA
- a CDS encoding type II toxin-antitoxin system VapC family toxin: MIVVDTNTIAYFFIPGEHTEQARAVLRKDSEWVAPLLWRSEFRNILASYLHRELLTLPQALRLMQEAENLMRGGEYQMASLQVLSLVASSGCSTYDCEFIALGQDLGVPVVTSDKKVLQAFPSDTIAMSEFVS, translated from the coding sequence GTGATTGTTGTTGATACAAATACCATAGCGTATTTCTTTATTCCGGGTGAACACACCGAACAGGCACGAGCAGTACTACGTAAAGATTCAGAATGGGTGGCCCCACTTTTGTGGCGAAGTGAATTTCGTAACATTTTGGCGTCATATTTGCATCGGGAACTTCTGACCTTACCCCAGGCTTTGCGACTGATGCAAGAAGCGGAGAATTTGATGCGGGGCGGCGAGTACCAAATGGCTTCATTACAGGTGTTGAGTCTGGTAGCCAGTTCGGGATGTTCAACTTATGATTGTGAGTTTATTGCGCTTGGTCAAGATTTAGGTGTGCCTGTAGTAACTTCAGATAAAAAAGTTCTTCAGGCATTCCCATCGGACACAATAGCGATGAGTGAATTTGTGTCTTGA
- a CDS encoding hydrogenase maturation protease yields the protein MKTLVLGLGNPILTDDGVGVRVAEAVRAALPPDSPVEVSEASVGGLRLMERVVGYDRVILIDAWHHPLENQAGQHPATNLGRNAGAIHRLTLDDLRHLSPTQHSASAHDTSLITALAMAERMGLAVPQEFIIYAVEVENIIDFGEEPTPAVAAAVPKVTAAVLEELALRE from the coding sequence ATGAAAACGTTAGTCCTGGGCCTGGGCAACCCCATTCTCACCGACGACGGCGTGGGCGTGCGCGTGGCCGAAGCGGTGCGGGCGGCGCTGCCGCCGGATTCGCCGGTTGAGGTGAGCGAGGCCAGTGTCGGGGGTTTGAGGTTAATGGAACGGGTGGTGGGTTACGACCGGGTTATCCTGATTGATGCCTGGCACCATCCCCTCGAGAATCAGGCCGGTCAGCACCCTGCCACCAATTTGGGCCGCAATGCCGGGGCCATTCACCGGCTGACGCTGGACGACCTGCGCCACCTCAGCCCCACCCAACACAGCGCCTCGGCCCACGATACCAGCCTGATCACGGCCCTGGCTATGGCGGAGCGAATGGGCCTGGCGGTGCCGCAAGAATTTATCATTTATGCCGTTGAAGTGGAGAACATTATAGATTTTGGTGAAGAGCCAACGCCAGCGGTGGCAGCGGCCGTGCCCAAAGTTACCGCTGCCGTGTTAGAAGAATTGGCGTTGAGAGAGTAA
- a CDS encoding cyclic nucleotide-binding domain-containing protein has product MISPEIIRRYSFFAGLSHEHVITLAKVAEEIVVETGHYFFHEGDELDQLYLVVEGAVAIVIEVPAADVEHKLSEQFTGELKTEDVVLSAIGPGEVFGWSALVPPHQATTSGKATTPGRVIALDAQELLSIFEDNCRFGYLMIQKMAQVVRDRLRDMRTESLAHIVG; this is encoded by the coding sequence ATGATTTCACCCGAAATAATCCGCCGTTATTCGTTTTTTGCCGGTTTGAGCCACGAGCACGTAATCACCCTGGCCAAAGTGGCCGAAGAGATAGTGGTTGAGACCGGCCATTATTTTTTTCACGAGGGAGACGAACTGGACCAACTTTATTTGGTGGTGGAAGGGGCCGTGGCTATTGTAATTGAAGTGCCCGCCGCCGATGTAGAGCATAAACTTTCGGAGCAGTTTACCGGGGAGTTGAAAACCGAAGACGTTGTGCTGAGCGCCATTGGGCCGGGCGAAGTATTTGGCTGGTCCGCGCTGGTGCCGCCGCACCAGGCCACTACCAGCGGCAAGGCCACTACCCCGGGCCGGGTTATTGCCCTTGACGCCCAAGAACTGCTATCAATTTTTGAAGATAATTGCAGATTTGGTTATCTCATGATCCAGAAGATGGCGCAAGTGGTGCGCGACCGCCTGCGCGATATGCGTACAGAGTCGCTGGCGCACATTGTGGGTTGA
- a CDS encoding PD40 domain-containing protein, with translation MKREINLFIVLLIGMMGLLAACGSAETPAPTVAPPPTSAPTPTDAPPAEPPAPAAPALSGHIVFPVYDETAGTYNIFMAKADGSDRQMVVAAASQPDLNSDGSRIIYRSWQGDRRGLMERGVEGGEPWIFNAHFEAGRPKFAPDNMSFLFHSQEAGEKPAIYRTSGPEYDVLRRESNPIQGEAPAWTPDGQSFVYKTCLATDCGLFFSHIDGGNLRQLTKELSDTNPAVSPNGQSVVYMSQGSGNWDVYVINLEGSNMTQLTTASGNDGLPTWSPDGRAIAFVSDRGGEWAIWAMNPDGGNQRQLFALGGSIDGAVQLDVANSWGWRGESIDWAP, from the coding sequence ATGAAGCGCGAGATAAATTTATTCATTGTTTTATTGATAGGGATGATGGGCTTACTGGCGGCCTGCGGGTCTGCCGAAACGCCGGCCCCTACTGTTGCGCCGCCGCCCACGTCTGCCCCCACCCCAACCGATGCGCCTCCTGCCGAGCCGCCGGCGCCGGCCGCTCCGGCCTTGAGCGGCCACATTGTTTTTCCGGTTTACGATGAAACAGCCGGAACCTACAATATCTTTATGGCCAAGGCAGACGGCAGCGACCGCCAGATGGTGGTTGCCGCAGCCAGCCAGCCGGATTTGAACTCCGACGGCAGCCGTATTATCTACCGTTCGTGGCAGGGCGACAGGCGGGGGCTGATGGAACGCGGCGTTGAGGGCGGCGAGCCGTGGATTTTTAACGCTCACTTTGAAGCCGGACGGCCTAAATTTGCCCCGGATAATATGTCCTTCCTCTTCCACTCGCAAGAGGCGGGCGAAAAACCGGCCATTTATCGCACCTCCGGCCCGGAGTACGATGTGCTGCGCCGCGAGTCTAACCCTATTCAGGGTGAAGCGCCGGCCTGGACGCCCGATGGCCAGAGCTTTGTTTACAAAACGTGCCTGGCCACCGATTGTGGTCTTTTCTTTAGCCATATTGACGGCGGCAATTTGCGCCAACTGACCAAAGAATTGAGCGACACCAATCCGGCGGTGTCGCCCAACGGCCAGAGCGTGGTTTATATGTCGCAGGGCAGCGGCAATTGGGATGTTTACGTGATCAATCTTGAAGGCAGCAATATGACCCAGTTGACCACTGCCTCCGGTAATGATGGGCTGCCCACCTGGTCGCCCGATGGCCGGGCGATTGCCTTTGTCTCCGACCGGGGCGGGGAGTGGGCGATCTGGGCCATGAATCCCGACGGCGGCAATCAGCGCCAACTTTTTGCCCTGGGCGGCTCAATTGACGGCGCCGTGCAATTGGATGTGGCCAACAGTTGGGGCTGGCGCGGGGAAAGCATTGACTGGGCGCCATAA
- the folD gene encoding bifunctional methylenetetrahydrofolate dehydrogenase/methenyltetrahydrofolate cyclohydrolase FolD: protein MTAQIIDGKAIAAAIRSEIKVEVEAMQAQFGKAPGLATVLVGERKDSQTYVRMKKKACAEAGFKSFSYDLPEEAGQAELLKLVQDLNANPEVHGILVQLPLPAHIDPETILAAISLEKDVDGFHPINIGRLSMKQREPLFVPCTPKGCIELLDRTNVKIEGKQAVVLGRSNIVGLPVAMLLLHRNATLTICHSRTQNLPQVVRQADILIAAVGRPQLVRGDWLKPGVVVIDVGVNAVDDPADKRGYRLVGDVAFDEAKEVAAAITPVPGGVGPMTIAMLLRNTLDGAKRSLQKNQ from the coding sequence ATGACTGCTCAAATTATTGACGGTAAAGCTATTGCGGCCGCCATCCGTAGTGAAATTAAAGTTGAAGTGGAAGCCATGCAGGCCCAATTTGGTAAAGCGCCCGGCCTGGCCACTGTTTTGGTGGGCGAACGAAAAGACTCGCAAACTTACGTGCGGATGAAAAAGAAAGCCTGCGCCGAAGCGGGCTTCAAATCGTTTAGTTACGACTTGCCGGAAGAGGCCGGCCAGGCAGAACTGCTCAAACTGGTGCAAGATTTGAACGCCAACCCGGAGGTGCACGGAATTTTGGTGCAGCTTCCTTTGCCCGCTCACATTGACCCGGAAACAATCCTGGCGGCCATTAGCCTGGAAAAGGATGTGGATGGATTCCACCCTATCAATATTGGCCGGCTTTCTATGAAACAGCGCGAACCCTTGTTTGTGCCCTGCACGCCCAAAGGCTGCATTGAACTGCTTGACCGGACCAACGTAAAAATTGAAGGCAAACAGGCGGTGGTGCTGGGCCGCAGCAATATTGTGGGGCTGCCGGTGGCCATGCTGCTGCTCCACCGCAACGCCACGCTGACCATTTGCCACTCCCGCACCCAAAACCTGCCCCAAGTGGTGCGCCAGGCCGACATCCTGATTGCGGCAGTGGGCCGGCCCCAGCTGGTGCGCGGCGATTGGCTCAAACCCGGGGTGGTGGTGATTGACGTGGGCGTGAACGCCGTAGACGACCCCGCCGATAAGCGCGGGTACCGTTTGGTAGGCGATGTGGCCTTTGACGAGGCCAAAGAAGTGGCCGCCGCCATCACCCCGGTGCCCGGCGGTGTTGGCCCCATGACCATTGCCATGCTCTTACGCAATACGCTTGATGGCGCAAAACGCAGCCTCCAGAAAAACCAATGA
- a CDS encoding ABC transporter ATP-binding protein — protein sequence MTLYLSAQHVRKTYGRATALQDVSLDLQQGEILALLGPNGAGKTTFIKILATVLIKNQGQVQILGYDLDQHPEEIRHLFGYVGQDTERSAYARLTVTENLRFFGALRGMSKTQIDGQIEKLAAYFDFHANLGKQFVHLSGGQKQTVVIMRALLHDPPLVYLDEPTKGLDPIIAKKIRVFLKKFVAEEKKSLLLTSHVLSEVDEMADRVALIHRGRIPISGPPAALKAAVGATEFVEIEQDSLSPATVEKILQLEPVICRLERNPRWLSFGVSDLMGGAEAIIRALRQDNVQTGFRHHTVSLEDAFVHHIGELTEKFD from the coding sequence ATGACCCTTTATTTATCCGCCCAACACGTCCGCAAAACCTACGGGCGGGCCACGGCCCTGCAAGACGTATCGCTTGACTTGCAGCAAGGCGAAATCCTGGCCCTGCTTGGCCCCAACGGCGCGGGCAAAACCACCTTTATCAAAATCCTGGCCACCGTGTTAATAAAAAACCAGGGCCAGGTGCAAATTTTGGGTTACGATCTGGACCAACACCCCGAAGAGATCAGGCACCTGTTTGGTTACGTGGGCCAAGATACGGAACGCTCGGCTTACGCCCGCCTGACGGTTACAGAGAATTTGCGTTTTTTTGGCGCGCTGCGCGGCATGAGCAAAACCCAGATTGACGGGCAAATTGAAAAACTGGCCGCGTACTTTGATTTTCACGCCAACCTGGGTAAACAATTTGTCCATCTCTCCGGCGGGCAAAAACAAACGGTGGTGATTATGCGGGCCTTACTGCACGATCCCCCGCTGGTTTACCTGGACGAACCGACCAAAGGGCTTGACCCCATTATTGCCAAAAAAATCCGCGTTTTCCTTAAAAAATTTGTGGCCGAAGAAAAAAAGTCTCTCTTGCTCACCTCTCACGTTTTGTCTGAAGTGGATGAAATGGCCGACCGGGTGGCCCTTATTCACCGGGGCCGGATCCCCATTTCCGGCCCGCCGGCGGCGTTAAAAGCCGCCGTGGGGGCCACCGAGTTTGTAGAAATAGAGCAAGACTCCCTATCGCCGGCCACGGTGGAAAAAATCTTGCAACTTGAGCCGGTAATCTGCCGGCTTGAGCGTAATCCCCGCTGGCTTTCTTTTGGCGTATCTGATCTAATGGGCGGCGCCGAGGCCATCATTCGCGCCCTGCGCCAGGATAATGTGCAGACCGGGTTTCGCCATCATACGGTTTCGCTGGAAGATGCCTTTGTGCATCACATTGGCGAGCTGACCGAAAAGTTTGATTAA
- a CDS encoding ABC transporter permease, with protein MQTSLTQTMIKSGSIQSLSRPTSGRVIVAATISKGLRIATRYLPNLVGNFVQIAIRVAFFMLLAHSVTFGSGGEAGQVLTGRELFIFFQGAMLIMMFNWPTLWAPINAVSTDLYNGTLEFLYSNPGSRYAYYVGTVVTEILISLVFFVPLYLFLALYTQASAANMLMVLLVCMLVGVTLTAMGIMIALLALLWRQVNSIANVLGVLFEFLAGAYLPVSVFPTVVQYLAYLLPYTWGYDLIRYYSFEGDWQTLQPVWLEWGFLVGYAVLYTVLSRYLLKKAEQKAKQSGLHII; from the coding sequence ATGCAAACCAGTCTGACCCAAACGATGATTAAATCTGGCTCCATACAAAGTTTATCTCGCCCTACCTCCGGCCGGGTGATTGTGGCGGCCACCATCAGCAAGGGGCTGCGGATTGCCACCCGTTACCTGCCCAACCTGGTGGGCAATTTTGTGCAAATTGCCATTAGAGTAGCCTTTTTTATGCTGCTGGCCCACTCGGTTACTTTTGGCAGCGGCGGCGAGGCCGGCCAGGTTTTAACGGGCCGCGAGTTGTTCATCTTTTTTCAGGGGGCCATGCTGATCATGATGTTCAATTGGCCCACACTCTGGGCGCCCATCAATGCCGTGTCCACCGATCTTTACAACGGCACGCTTGAATTTTTGTACAGCAATCCCGGCTCGCGCTATGCCTATTACGTGGGCACCGTGGTCACCGAGATTCTGATCAGCCTGGTTTTTTTTGTGCCGCTTTACCTGTTTCTGGCTCTTTATACCCAAGCCAGCGCCGCCAATATGCTGATGGTGCTGCTGGTTTGTATGTTGGTAGGGGTTACTTTAACGGCAATGGGCATTATGATCGCGCTATTGGCCCTGTTGTGGCGGCAGGTGAATTCAATTGCCAACGTGCTGGGGGTCTTGTTTGAATTCTTGGCCGGAGCTTATTTGCCGGTGAGTGTTTTTCCGACAGTGGTGCAATATCTGGCCTATCTTTTGCCCTACACCTGGGGCTATGATTTAATCCGGTACTACAGTTTTGAAGGTGATTGGCAAACGCTCCAGCCGGTGTGGCTGGAGTGGGGGTTTTTGGTGGGCTATGCGGTGCTCTATACCGTTCTCTCGCGCTATCTTTTGAAAAAGGCCGAGCAAAAAGCTAAACAAAGTGGGTTACATATAATTTAA